The Xiphophorus hellerii strain 12219 unplaced genomic scaffold, Xiphophorus_hellerii-4.1 PGA_scaffold_43__1_contigs__length_65954, whole genome shotgun sequence genome window below encodes:
- the LOC116716406 gene encoding protein Wnt-4a-like, translating to MSEDLVLRCALMLCCALLSVSASNWLYLAKLSSVGSIRDEETCERLRGLIQRQVQICKRSVEVMDAVRRGAQLAIDECQFQFRNRRWNCSTLETMPVFGKVVTQGTREAAFVYAISAASVAFAVTRACSSGELEKCGCDHNVHGVSPEGFQWSGCSDNIAYGVAFSQSFVDVRERGKGQSSSRALMNLHNNEAGRKAILSHMRVECKCHGVSGSCEVKTCWKAMPPFRKVGNIIKEKFDGATEVEQRKVGSTKVLVPRNSQFKPHTDEDLVYLEPSPDFCDHDPRTPGMLGTVGRQCNRTSKAIDGCELMCCGRGFQTQEVEVVDRCSCKFHWCCYVKCKQCRKMVEIHTCR from the exons GTATCTCGCCAAGCTGTCATCAGTGGGGAGCATCAGGGACGAGGAGACGTGCGAAAGGTTACGAGGCCTTATCCAAAGACAG GTGCAGATCTGTAAGCGCAGTGTGGAGGTGATGGATGCGGTCCGCCGTGGAGCACAGTTGGCCATAGACGAGTGTCAGTTCCAGTTTCGCAACCGTCGATGGAACTGTTCCACTCTGGAAACCATGCCTGTGTTTGGCAAAGTAGTGACCCAAG GCACCCGTGAGGCAGCCTTTGTGTATGCCATCTCAGCAGCCAGTGTGGCATTTGCGGTCACAAGGGCCTGCAGCAGTGGAGAGCTGGAAAAATGTGGCTGTGACCACAATGTGCATGGAGTCAGTCCAGAGG GTTTCCAATGGTCAGGCTGCAGTGATAACATCGCATACGGAGTGGCCTTCTCGCAGTCTTTTGTGGATGTGAGAGAGAGGGGTAAAGGCCAGTCCTCCAGCCGCGCTCTCATGAACCTGCACAACAACGAAGCTGGGAGAAAG GCCATTTTGTCCCACATGCGAGTGGAATGCAAATGCCATGGCGTGTCAGGTTCCTGTGAGGTGAAGACCTGCTGGAAAGCCATGCCACCATTCCGCAAGGTGGGCAACATCATCAAGGAGAAATTTGACGGTGCCACAGAGGTGGAGCAGCGCAAGGTGGGATCTACCAAAGTCCTGGTGCCTCGCAATTCCCAGTTCAAACCTCACACAGATGAAGATCTGGTCTACCTGGAGCCCAGTCCGGATTTCTGTGACCATGACCCACGTACACCGGGTATGTTGGGCACGGTGGGACGCCAGTGTAACAGAACGTCCAAGGCCATCGACGGCTGTGAGCTGATGTGCTGCGGCCGAGGCTTCCAGACGCAGGAAGTGGAAGTGGTGGACAGGTGTAGTTGTAAGTTCCACTGGTGCTGTTACGTGAAATGCAAACAGTGCCGCAAAATGGTGGAGATTCACACTTGCCGGTGA